The window AGGGCGTTGAGCTGGCTTAACACTTGCCTGGCGGATAGCCCGAATCTTGCCCGGAGGGTATTGAAAATGGCCTCTTGGTCCTCGGTCCGTTTGCAGTCCTCAGCCTGTTCGCCCAGTGCTTCACGGAGGTGCAATAGGGTTGCTCCTTCCATCCACTGGTTGGCATCGACTACCTTCGTGAAGCAAGTGATGAAGTACTCCACATCTCCCTTTCCAGTGTACTGGAAGTCCTAAAATGTGGTGCCAGTTCCTGAGCCTTTGGCATCAGTAGTACTCGTtctagtgcctcgactagtcgGTCGGGTCCTGTGTCAGCACTTCTTGCTCTCCTATTGGCCATGTctggctttcagtaggtttctgctctcttCCCAGAGCAGTGCCTTTACTGTGTCCATGGCTGTCGGCTCCTTTCCAAGTTTCTTCCTGTAGGAAGTTCTTCTGGTAGGAACTCGCTTCTTCCTCAGGCAAGTCCTGTCGGagcctttagtaggtttctgctcccggaGCAGTACATCCACTGGGTCCGATACCgcagggctttccacagctctctctgggtttcttcctgtaggAAGTTCTTCTGGTAGGAACTCGCTTCCTCCTCAGGCAAGTCCTGTCGGagcctttagtaggtttctgctcccggagcagtgcatctactgtgTCTGATACCgcagggctttccacagctctctttgggtttcttcctgttgtcaAGAAGTTCTTCTAGTAGGAGCAGTGTCGCCGTTTTTTAGGCAGCCCAGTTCATCCAGAGTCCAGTAATCCTCCCAGTGTCCAGTGATCCTGACGCAAgtcctgtggtggagttcttgAGATTGTCAGCGATCCCACTACTGCCACCAGGGTAAAGGTTTTgagcgaccttcactttcctcgaCTAGTACatgactcggtgcatgagtttatgcaaatattttctgcttagttcataagctgtccaagaatgctcaagtaacaggcaatgaacaggctcagaacagctctgctcttctacacaaatattcgagcttatatagctagtaagctccgcctccgctctacttggctggacccggcatCTGTTGGCTCAGCTCAGTCCTGACTCagcacggctctggcttggcttggctttggcttggctttggcttggctttggcttggctttggcttggctttggcttggctaaactctgacctcgtcattctgcctgactgagcacagcctggCTTGGCTTAGCTCAGTcataggctcagctctcagtggatcacattccacaacacgaCCAACATACCACATtgaaaaaacataaataaagcAAAGctctttgtttttttaattaatctCTTGACCTTTCAGTTTGAGAGatttaaaaaagcaaagaaaataACACAAAATTGGTTTGGTGACTGTAAGCGGTCATAATTCAACTAGCAAGGCACTATGTCAAACTTTTACATTGGAAGGAAGGGCAGTCTCTTGAACGTCCCCTATTTATTTGATATTGTATATTAGATGTGAAAGCAAACTAatctaaaaaaaaacaaattaataattCACACGACGCTCTGGTGAGTTGTTTTTACGTTACTAGCAATTATACAATTGGACATGCCAACTGTGGAAACAGGGAAGTGTTTTGCATTGTTCCAAAAACAAGAATTATCAATCAAACTTCATCGATATAATGAGCCAACAATTCAGGTTTCAACAGATAATGCATCATGACATGCAAGCTCACCAGAATCATGTGACAGACTGTCGCAAGACTTGAACAAGCTAACAGCTATGAGAAGAGAAGCATAGCTCACCATGGCTGACTTGCCACTACTAGCATTTTGGGGATTATTGCTGATCTATGCTGTCTCTTCACAGAACAGCAATTGGGTGGAATTACTTCCTGTTTGTCCAGCAAACAATCAATCTGCAGGTAAAGTTTATGTTCACAAACCGTAAATATGGTTGTGTATGTTCAAaatagtttgtatgtatgtataactttttgtGGTATTAGTAagcatcaacaaaattatgtttttttgttgtaaaagaAAGAAATAGAAATCAGGAGTtgttgagtgagttgaacaaaagtattttaaaagtcGGTAATCTGATAATATTACGGAGGCATATGGTATGGATTGTTAAATTCGATAGTCATAGATTATGTAAGGCAGTTTCTCATACTAAGAGCTCATATAAAAGAACACTAAAGTTTGTCGATATACATATTGTTGAAAGTTTTTATCTCATTTCTGTAGTACTTGAAACTTTGATTAGAGTCTTGTTTGTCTATTGAAATACTATGCTAATCATGAGTGTCTTAGATATCGCAGACAACATAGACACAGACACAGTCTTAGATATCACAGACAACATAGACACAGTCTTAGATATCCAAGACAACATAGACACAGTCACAGACAACATAGACACAGTCACAGACAACATAGACACAGTCACAGACAACATAGATTCAGTCACAGACAACAGACACAGTCACAGACAACATAGACACAGTCACAGACAACATAGACACAGTCACAGACACACTCGTAGATATTCCAGACAACATAGACACAGTCTTAGATATCACAGACAACATAGACACACTCACAGACACAGTCTTAGATATCACAGACAACATAGACACAGTCTTAGATATCACAGACAACATAGACACAGTCACAGACAACATAGACACAGTCACAGACAACATAGACACAGTCACAGACAACATAGACACATTCACAGACAACATAGACACAGTCACAGACACAGTTTTAGATATCACAGACAACATAGACACGTAATAAACACACATGTCAGTATACAGACTTTCTACCACCTAACTAGATTTATAGTTGTATTTTATTCCATGTTTAAGGCATGGTTAAGATGAAAATTTGTTGTATTGATTGGAAATTAGAATTATATCACAAAAGTTAATATAAAGAAAACAGATTTGCCAAGTTGAAAGATGTGAGTGGTGATAGTTTTTGAACATAACGGAACAATGTATGTTTGCTTAGTCTCTACTTGTCACTGTTTCATTTGAACTCGTGTAGAATCTAGGGCTGCCTATTGGCAATATCTATTTACATTTCTTTTTCAACACACTATAGGATATCACTACTCACCCCATTTCATCTTGGCTTTAATGGGTGACCCAAACGCATATGGTTTATAAAGTATTGAATATCGAACCTAGCTGTTATGAACTATTTTTAGCTTTCATACCAAGCATCAAAAGTGTGGAATCAGCTGCCTGCTGATATCTGGGAAATTACAAACACTAATCTATTTAGAACGGTCTTGAAGCAGCACCTGCTGTCGAGGCTGTAGTAGTCTGTGTGTTGTTTAGCTGTCTTTTTTGGTTTGCTCTAAATTGCAgggtttttatatattttatgtgagTCACACTCTGCTCACAGCTTGCCAACTGAGCTCTGCGCCTCAATTAACCAAGCTATTGTGTACGTGGAGCCTTCATTATTGATTTATATGATGTAATTTTTAGTAATTGTCTTACttgctgaaaaaataaaattcaattaaacaaaaaatcaaacatGGATTTTGTTAACAGTGGTAAACAAGCtagaaactaaaaaatttaaccaGCCAAGTTAACTTGGCAATCAATACAGGTCTAAACGAGTGTGTTAAACTTGATTCTAAAGTTTGAAAAAGTGGTTTATATGTCATGTCTCGTTTCagattttactatttttaatgttgGAGTTAGAATTTTAAACTGCAGGATTTTAATGAGTATTTTTAAAGTCTATAAACATGTGCGTTTGGAGGTGTTCTAGCAATGGTAAATGGTATTTGTTACAAGTGACTGGTGAGGAACCTGAGATTCAGCGAcactcaaaattaaaatcctATCAGCTGATTCTCGCCAAAATATGACTTGATATTTTAATTAATACTAAATACTAAATTTGGCTTGATACTAAATATTACTCGACTCGAAACTTGATTCATATTTTTACATGCAACTCATTTTTTTGTTCTGCACCGCTGTACATAGTAGCAACTTAAACTGACTTGTGACTTGTGACTCGTTATCACTAGTAGCAAATGAACTTGAACAAACTTAGTCAACTTGATAAATATACTTGTTCGCACAGTTTTTGTAGACACAAACTATACTCACTTTATTCTGAATATATTTTCTACTAGTACCCAAGCAGTTCGTGAAGATCATAAAGTGTAACACAAATCTGCACAAGTATTCTGAAATGTAGAAGGGTGATTGATTAGTGCagatgttagagtgtcagtctaccagtCCGAATCCACGCAAAGAGCAAAAAGATTGTACAACACAGAATCAAACCTAAATATTCAAATTTCCAGCCAAGCATGCTGCTATCGGCATCACTTGACACCTATTTGCATTTAAGAATATTTATGCTCATACTtgttactcatgacaatctctaacTGCTTACGGGACTGCTGAGGTACTAGTGTTCATACATTTTAGAAACTTTTAGCTAAACCCAACAACATTACTAATGTAACTGGTTGTATCCCTTGTTCTCTGCCTATAATTGGGCTCCAAAAGATATACATTGGTTTGTTATCAATCAAGAACTAGTGAAACCAATAGATATGCTTGCACGTAGAGTCATAGCTCACTGTTTACCAAAATCAAAGTTCTCTTCTATTTAATCTTGATCCATCAAAGGGGACATTAGCTAAACgctagaaaatattttcaaaatgatgAGCCAGATGAGTTAAAGATTCAACATTCTCTTTGAGTTATACATATTGTCAAATAGCAATATAACTGTACGCACATCAGCTTGTTTTAAGGCTGAAAATGTAAAGCTTGGAACTAAGGCCTGTGAACAAGAAAAAAATACAAGGTCACAAAATTACTTATGATTTAATCCTCAATAAGTAATATTCAACAGTCAATAGTATCAGATGAGTCAAAACAGGTGATAgattatatatttgtagattTGGAGATGGTATCAGCAAACCACACAGACAAGCAGAACAATGTGATGACCTACGCTAACAGACCATTCTCGCTGTATTGCTGTGCCACAGGCTATGCTTATTTCAGATGGTGAGTAATACATATTACAATCCTTACCTACGAGACTATTATGTGGGGCTAACAATGTACATGCAATGCAACTCATGCTCACTGAATTAGAATGTTTGAACTTGAACCACTTCTAACTTGCCTCACTACATGAGTTAAAGCATCAGCTAGTTGTAAATGCAAATAGGATAATTGCTTTTGTATTCCTTTATAGCCCAAATCCTAACTTGTTTTCCTTTTacataaatgtatttacatttctcactaaCTATTCTATGATACATTGTAGTTATTGAAATACTAAAACTTGTCCTTTTATTATGATTTAGAGCCTCCTATTTGCTGTTTTGTGTACCATCTTcctttaaaaatgttatatcAGTATTACATTTTTAGTATTCCACATGTACACAAAAACAATACTTCAACCTAGTGAAATTTTTAGCTGTTTTGTTTTTTGAGAAACAATAAATTAACagcaaagaaatattttattaagtCAAAAGGAGGCAATAACAAAGAttaataaaaactacaaaatggTAGGCCTACTTGATAATTTTTATATCAAAGCAAAAAAGCTTTGACGGTATTCATGGCAAAAGAGTCAAAACAGTTTTCAATTTAACACGAAACATAAAAACATCACTTCTGTAATATAAACAAAGCATTGGTTTTAATCTGATGTTTAGTTGGTACACATCATTGTGTTGGGAAGAGTGATGGTAACACTAAACCAAAGCTATGGTAGGAATGATATATACTAATTTATATTCAGTAGCTACTTGCTATTAACCTGTGGTTGAGTGAGTTTACTATACTTAACCAACCTTCCAAAAGCCCATTTTTAACCATACTATTAGCAAAAATGGTATACTGCCAAACAAACCTCTCTTATGAGTGAAAACACAGACACTTGAAACTTCGTATTCAAATATGCCAGGCCATAGCAGTTGAAGCACTTTACTGCAAGCTGATTGGCTAGCATAAGCAAAGAGTGGGCATAAAACTTGTTATCATTATATCACGTACTCAGTTTTGTGTGCCAACATGACATATGCGTGAAATTGCTTCATAGCGACCTGTATGAATGTCACAACTTGTatgattttagaaaaaaaattaaaacttaatttGGCTCACATTCTGTGTACAAATGTTGAGCTTCAAATGCTGAAATCAAGCCTGGCACAGTTTTGTAAAAGCAATACTACGTTCAAATTTCCCACTCCTGAGGTCATAAGGTTCATGAGGTCATAAGCTCTATGAGAATAAATACTAACTGCAACATGGCTGGAgtaattttctaaaaataaagGCTGTATTGCTTATATATCTCAGCCCTTTAAATTTGTCCCGTTTATTTTTTTACCCGCTTGCAACAGGTATAAAGGTGGAGTGAAGCTCGGATCATCAACTCCCCACATGTTTCAGTATAATGATGAAGAAACCAGAGAAAAGGTTTTCTGGTATCAGCTCACTAGTGCGGACTGTAGCAACACATCAGTGCCAAAATTTTATGAATGCACATTTGTCTGCGAAGCATTTTCTGAAAACAGTTCAGAAAGCGTCTCCCAAAACATCACTGTAACAGTCTATGATAAAGGTGAGTTTTGTTGGCTAAGTCGTAATCTATCTTCTGTTATGGGCTCACAATTTTCATATCAGCTTTATGACTATAAATCTGGCATATTTTTCCCTAGCTATGTATTAGCCAACTTTTACTTGCTGGAAAAGGTATTCAGAAGAGAGACTCAGACATGCATTAATACACGTGTAAGCTGATAGTAAGATGACACAGTGAAATGAAAAGCTacattgagaagacaactcttcttttttgctttttttggtTATCTTGTTGAGCTAGTAGTCAGAGGGTGTGAATGAGAAAATCAATTATTGTCTCATTTAATTGGGATAGTTTTAAATACACAGTTTAATttctaaatattaaattatcagtaaaatattttattaaatataaattgcATAATGAAACcgatttgacagaaataaatttgcatgttaaaaacatattttttctttcaaGCATGTGTTGAACTATAAATTATTGCTATAAGAGAGTTGAACATTCATAGATCCCTTCCGTAAAAATTGTCAATCATTAACAAGTGTTCTCACGACTTTATCAGAATTCTATGTGCGAGTGATGCTTCTTGAATTACTAGAGCTTGTTGCCGAGCCTGCATCAGTCCCAGAATTTGTCAATGCGTCTGCGGAAACATGTCTATATGAAGGACAGACTTTGCACGCTTTCTGCTACCTCTGGTACGACAGCAATGAGaatttttatgaaaagaaaataaaactgttGATGGAGAATGGTACCTCTGTGTCTGATCTCATTGATAAATCAGTTCCTAGAGAGACCCGGAGAATACTTGAGGACTTTGTTGATCCCATGTAA of the Watersipora subatra chromosome 4, tzWatSuba1.1, whole genome shotgun sequence genome contains:
- the LOC137393622 gene encoding uncharacterized protein; this translates as MADLPLLAFWGLLLIYAVSSQNSNWVELLPVCPANNQSADLEMVSANHTDKQNNVMTYANRPFSLYCCATGYAYFRWYKGGVKLGSSTPHMFQYNDEETREKVFWYQLTSADCSNTSVPKFYECTFVCEAFSENSSESVSQNITVTVYDKELVAEPASVPEFVNASAETCLYEGQTLHAFCYLWYDSNENFYEKKIKLLMENGTSVSDLIDKSVPRETRRILEDFVDPIFSKVQYIITIYNVTTEFLNQTYTCQSVTNPTVKRSFFVGICGEAESEVIRELDISLKIGILLSLLVLLVAIATILLVKFNAYANLWYKVHILRQVQQTAGPQVHPML